A region of Rhinoraja longicauda isolate Sanriku21f chromosome 1, sRhiLon1.1, whole genome shotgun sequence DNA encodes the following proteins:
- the LOC144601010 gene encoding uncharacterized protein LOC144601010 produces MIVVILSSCLLALTLSSPVRIARDLNSGSDEAMSTQMQLVNALMLQRMMQSRRLNAFPNSNRFRDWNYMAYLNRLGQSPWLNNYGPSVANGMNVLAQTGVGMTSLSADMSLEDMGGTIQQMLATLGLPDYGLPLDPTYDDPFGPGLDTNPFGFDQKNPGGAAAKGVDAQPPAAAVLPFLDPLQGTDVVGLNLGDDRTDAGSNQTAGHLATGVDFNPGDLLPNAGLLSQPWPVEDLLQAPQSAQAQGVDGAVSSVGAAMEGQSMDDGVDTNSMAESLEGVDTIANLAESLEGSISASDEADLLRVDLADATGDGAADHGYDANLDAHNEVDLGPAGSSEDDVYLDHRYAGFNGATFDPSDDTLNNIDPCRMFHCGRGEVCELDVGGNPLCLCQDISTCPTNVPDLQNVCSTNNETYENHCQFYASKCALESTTAHRIHLDYVGPCKHMAPCLDTQLDEFPLRLRDWLKTILVQMYEQDRQSPGILSPAERATMKRLYNEQHLLPPGAHSPQMLLDDFTHNYHHFTYPVHWQFHQLDRHPVDGYLTHSELAPLREPGIPLEHCATRFFTACDTSGDAHVSLREWAKCFGLREEDIDANYIF; encoded by the exons ATGATTGTGGTGATTCTCAGCAGCTGCCTCCTGGCCCTGACCTTGTCCAGTCCG GTGCGGATTGCCCGAGATTTGAACAGTGGCAGTGATGAG GCCATGTCAACCCAAATGCAACTGGTCAACGCATTGATGCTCCAACGCATGATGCAAAGTCGCCGACTGAACGCCTTTCCCAATTCCAACCGTTTCCGGGACTGGAACTACATGGCCTACCTCAACAGGCTGGGGCAATCCCCGTGGCTTAACAACTACGGTCCCTCGGTGGCCAATGGGATGAACGTTCTGGCGCAGACCGGCGTTGGCATGACCTCCCTCAGTGCCGACATGTCCCTGGAAGACATGGGCGGTACAATCCAGCAGATGCTTGCGACCCTCGGCCTGCCTGACTACGGCCTGCCTCTCGACCCGACGTACGACGATCCCTTCGGACCGGGGCTGGATACAAACCCGTTCGGGTTTGACCAGAAGAACCCAGGAGGTGCGGCTGCCAAGGGGGTGGATGCTCAGCCTCCAGCAGCGGCGGTCCTGCCATTCCTGGACCCCCTGCAGGGCACAGACGTggttggattgaacctgggagatGATCGGACGGACGCAGGCAGTAACCAGACTGCTGGTCATCTTGCAACGGGCGTGGACTTCAATCCTGGGGATCTTCTGCCTAATGCCGGATTATTGAGCCAGCCATGGCCTGTTGAAGACTTGCTTCAGGCACCCCAGTCTGCACAG GCCCAGGGAGTTGACGGAGCTGTGTCTAGTGTTGGTGCCGCCATGGAAGGGCAATCGATGGACGAT GGCGTGGACACCAACTCCATGGCAGAGTCGCTGGAGGGCGTGGACACCATTGCCAACTTGGCAGAGTCGCTGGAAGGTAGTATCTCTGCCTCCGATGAGGCCGACCTCCTTCGGGTTGACTTGGCGGATGCCACCGGAGATGGCGCAGCGGACCACGGGTACGACGCCAACCTCGATGCCCACAACGAGGTGGACCTGGGCCCAGCAGGCTCCAGCGAGGACGATGTCTACTTGGACCACAGATACGCCGGCTTCAACGGAGCCACTTTCGATCCCAGTGACGACACGCTGAACAATATCG ACCCGTGTAGGATGTTCCACTGTGGACGTGGGGAGGTCTGTGAGCTCGATGTGGGGGGGAATCCTCTTTGCCTGTGCCAAGATATTTCAACCTGTCCCACCAACGTCCCAGATCTACAGAAC GTCTGTAGCACCAACAACGAGACTTATGAAAACCACTGCCAGTTTTATGCCTCCAAATGTGCGCTTGAAAGCACGACGGCACACAGGATTCACCTGGACTACGTAGGACCCTGCAAAC ATATGGCTCCGTGCCTGGACACCCAGCTGGACGAGTTCCCGCTGCGCCTGCGAGACTGGCTGAAGACCATCTTGGTGCAGATGTACGAGCAGGACCGGCAGTCTCCCGGCATCCTTTCCCCGGCAGAGCGAGCGACG ATGAAGAGGCTGTACAATGAGCAGCATCTCCTCCCTCCTGGTgcccactctccacagatgctgctcgacgacTTCACCCACAACTACCACCACTTCACCTACCCTGTGCACTGGCAGTTCCACCAGCTGGACCGGCACCCCGTGGACGG TTACCTGACGCACTCTGAGCTAGCCCCGTTACGCGAGCCTGGAATTCCTTTGGAACACTGCGCGACCCGGTTTTTCACGGCCTGTGATACCAGCGGCGATGCGCACGTCTCCCTCCGAGAATGGGCCAAGTGCTTCGGCCTCAGAGAAG AGGACATTGACGCCAATTACATCTTCTAA